Within the Deltaproteobacteria bacterium genome, the region GGGCGGCATTTTTCATGCGTTGCTGCCCCGGCGCGTTAATTATGCGGATCGTGACAGCACCGGCGACTATTACCGATATGTGGATTCGGCCATTTGGCAACTGTTGCGGCAGTTCACCAAGGCCGGCATCGCGCCCTCCAGTCTGGAATGCAAGGTTTTTGGCGGTGCGTCCCCGTTGCACCGGAACATGGGGGATTCGGCCGGGAACCGCAACGTCGAGACCGCTATCGCGGTTCTCGAGGACGCGGGCTTGAAGGTTCTGGCCTCCAGCGTTGGCGGCAAACACGGCCGCAAATTGTTCTTCCGTACCGATACCGGTCTTGTC harbors:
- a CDS encoding chemotaxis protein CheD — its product is MLNKNFNLPVELRGSEDTPLAHHYLLVGQGGVFTKPTLVQTVLGSCVSVTMFCPANQWGGIFHALLPRRVNYADRDSTGDYYRYVDSAIWQLLRQFTKAGIAPSSLECKVFGGASPLHRNMGDSAGNRNVETAIAVLEDAGLKVLASSVGGKHGRKLFFRTDTGLVLQKRFLTTPAQAFM